The Paenibacillus macerans genome includes a window with the following:
- a CDS encoding sensor histidine kinase, whose protein sequence is MNRLLHNTRLRNKMLLVYFLCIFTPMIVTNAIFYSLISNNVREGRIKDIDLAVEQIKNEFRSQVDDAVGLSSFFYADLKTNEILERNFANTEDYVEAYDDYLRRVLNSYHPVSLYLQNMMIYVNNPTLLNSGNIGYLSDDIRSEDWYRMAAGSDRTQPVFARTKTDDGHFASFSLIRRLDYFANRMSKEKLLKIDFKTIDLVSLFSNLNVQGDMYLINPDGGIEYTTNGEIDWQGGNETAFASLGSDKTIRFVKEYRGVSYLEGWKIAGIVSEDEIVKEVRDSRDFILWSGGVMMIIPTIIILIITRSINLRIIQILKQMKKVKSQSFEPIQGEAYKDEIGQLTLEFNRMILQIKSLIHDVYLAEIQKKSLELERRKAQLNALQSQMNPHFLFNALETIRMRSLLKKERDTAKIIHSMAKFFRGSLTWNKDLVSVKEELEFILCFLDIQKYRFEDKLDCRIAVAPEAYECLVPKMAFLPFVENACIHGIEPLKHGGMIEIRIDATEDELTFTVRDNGIGMDDATVNKLYRYLEAEETMGERIGVQNAIYRTKIIYGEKIRFSLNSRPGEGTCVMLAIPNEKS, encoded by the coding sequence ATGAACCGACTGCTTCATAATACCCGGCTAAGGAACAAGATGCTGCTGGTCTATTTTCTTTGCATCTTTACGCCGATGATCGTGACCAACGCTATTTTTTATAGTCTCATCTCGAATAATGTCAGGGAGGGGAGAATCAAGGATATCGACCTGGCGGTGGAGCAAATCAAAAACGAATTCCGCTCCCAGGTTGACGATGCGGTGGGCTTGTCCTCATTTTTTTACGCCGACCTCAAGACCAATGAAATTCTGGAGCGGAATTTTGCCAATACGGAAGATTACGTCGAAGCTTATGACGATTATTTAAGACGGGTGCTGAACAGTTATCACCCCGTTTCCCTGTATCTCCAGAACATGATGATTTACGTGAACAACCCGACGCTGCTGAATTCCGGAAACATCGGCTACCTGTCGGATGATATCAGGTCGGAGGATTGGTATCGAATGGCGGCGGGCAGCGATCGGACCCAGCCTGTGTTTGCGCGCACGAAAACGGATGACGGGCATTTCGCCAGTTTCTCGCTGATCCGGCGTCTGGACTATTTTGCGAACCGGATGTCAAAGGAAAAGCTGCTCAAAATCGATTTTAAAACGATCGATCTGGTGTCTCTGTTTTCGAACTTAAACGTGCAGGGAGATATGTATCTGATCAACCCGGACGGCGGGATCGAGTACACGACAAACGGGGAAATCGACTGGCAGGGCGGGAATGAAACCGCGTTCGCCTCGCTCGGATCGGACAAAACGATCCGGTTCGTGAAGGAATACCGGGGAGTCAGCTATCTGGAAGGATGGAAGATCGCCGGCATCGTCAGCGAAGACGAAATCGTTAAAGAAGTCCGCGATTCGCGCGATTTTATTTTATGGTCCGGCGGCGTGATGATGATCATTCCGACCATAATTATTCTTATCATCACCCGGTCGATTAACCTGCGCATCATCCAAATCCTGAAGCAGATGAAAAAAGTAAAAAGCCAAAGTTTTGAACCGATTCAGGGCGAGGCCTATAAGGACGAGATCGGTCAATTGACGCTGGAATTCAACCGGATGATCCTGCAGATCAAAAGCTTGATCCATGACGTGTACCTGGCGGAAATTCAGAAGAAATCGTTGGAGCTGGAGCGCCGGAAGGCGCAGTTGAATGCATTGCAAAGCCAAATGAATCCCCATTTTCTGTTCAATGCCCTGGAAACGATCCGGATGAGAAGTTTGCTGAAAAAAGAGCGCGATACCGCGAAGATCATCCATAGCATGGCCAAATTCTTCCGAGGCTCCTTGACCTGGAACAAAGACCTGGTTTCGGTGAAGGAAGAGCTGGAGTTTATTTTATGCTTCTTGGACATTCAGAAATATCGCTTCGAGGACAAGCTGGACTGCCGGATCGCCGTCGCGCCGGAAGCGTATGAATGCCTGGTGCCGAAAATGGCGTTCCTTCCTTTCGTTGAGAATGCCTGTATCCACGGCATCGAGCCGCTGAAACACGGAGGGATGATCGAGATTCGCATCGACGCTACGGAAGATGAACTGACTTTTACCGTCAGAGACAACGGGATCGGAATGGACGATGCAACGGTCAACAAGCTGTACCGTTACCTGGAGGCCGAGGAAACCATGGGCGAACGCATCGGTGTTCAAAACGCGATATACCGCACGAAAATAATCTACGGGGAGAAGATCCGTTTTTCGCTGAACAGCCGTCCGGGAGAAGGGACCTGCGTCATGCTCGCAATCCCGAACGAAAAGAGTTGA
- a CDS encoding ABC transporter substrate-binding protein, with protein MTKKKFWLLFLVAALLLSVVSACSGGKNNHNAVGETGNNPEESNKQDKVTFTIFNGVAGSKDRNTNETTLGKILEDQTGVNFKLEFLVGDLNTKIGTMIAANEYPDVLIPDAAMESVLNAGVFIPLDDLIEEHGPNIKRVFGPYFDQLRAEDGKLYFLPIAVQVGDFVPDPEPGAAFWIQRRVLAEAGYPKVNTLDQYIELIRNYAEKHKDEDLTGMITLTHDWRFFATSNPPMHLMGYPNDGEVIVDPETFEAKTYAASEATKRWLKTLNELNAEGLFDKASFVDNYDQYIAKLTSHKVLGFFDYRWQAGNALNVLKDAARKDPAQDAYNYFPLPVTFDENTPDAYVDAEGGLATNRGIGITVSAKDPARIIQYFDNMLTEDNQTLLSWGIEGETYEVNEQGRFYRTQEQINMIDEAFNEKFGFKYYNWNWPMYNANSTLASGNAKSVAYQPEVFQMSLTQADKAILDKYGVQTYSQMFATPKFRPWYPAWGFAKEQNSPQQLWETAKDELTKKYFPKLVLATPDKFESVWSEYLNEFGKLDTAGYEKWTTEQAQEKVKIVTGGK; from the coding sequence TTGACAAAAAAGAAATTTTGGCTTCTCTTTCTGGTCGCAGCATTGCTGTTGTCTGTAGTCTCCGCTTGTTCCGGCGGCAAAAACAACCATAATGCCGTGGGCGAGACAGGCAACAACCCGGAAGAAAGCAACAAACAGGACAAGGTCACCTTTACGATCTTTAATGGCGTAGCCGGATCCAAGGACCGGAATACAAACGAGACCACCCTTGGAAAAATACTGGAAGACCAAACGGGAGTCAATTTCAAACTGGAGTTTCTGGTCGGCGACCTGAATACGAAAATCGGTACGATGATCGCCGCGAACGAGTATCCGGACGTGCTGATTCCGGATGCGGCGATGGAAAGCGTATTGAACGCAGGCGTATTTATCCCGCTTGACGATTTGATCGAGGAGCACGGCCCGAATATCAAACGGGTATTCGGGCCATATTTTGACCAGCTGAGAGCTGAAGACGGCAAGCTTTATTTCCTTCCGATCGCCGTGCAGGTCGGCGACTTCGTTCCGGACCCGGAGCCCGGAGCCGCATTTTGGATTCAGCGCCGCGTCTTGGCCGAGGCCGGTTATCCGAAAGTCAACACGCTGGATCAATATATTGAACTGATCAGAAACTATGCCGAGAAGCATAAGGATGAAGATTTGACGGGCATGATCACCCTCACGCATGACTGGAGATTTTTTGCGACATCCAATCCGCCGATGCACCTCATGGGTTACCCGAACGACGGCGAAGTCATCGTCGATCCGGAAACCTTTGAAGCCAAGACGTACGCGGCTTCCGAGGCGACGAAAAGATGGCTGAAGACGCTGAACGAGTTAAATGCGGAAGGTCTGTTCGACAAGGCTTCTTTCGTGGACAATTACGATCAATACATCGCCAAATTAACCTCCCATAAAGTGCTGGGCTTTTTTGATTACCGCTGGCAGGCGGGAAATGCACTCAACGTCCTTAAGGACGCAGCCCGCAAGGATCCCGCCCAGGACGCTTACAACTACTTCCCGCTCCCCGTTACCTTTGACGAGAACACGCCGGATGCGTATGTCGACGCCGAAGGCGGATTGGCAACGAACCGCGGCATCGGTATTACGGTCAGCGCGAAGGACCCGGCAAGAATCATCCAATATTTCGACAATATGCTGACGGAGGATAACCAAACCCTGTTGTCTTGGGGCATTGAAGGCGAAACCTATGAAGTTAACGAACAAGGCCGCTTTTACCGGACACAGGAACAGATCAACATGATCGACGAAGCTTTTAACGAGAAGTTCGGCTTTAAATATTACAATTGGAACTGGCCGATGTACAACGCCAATTCCACGCTCGCGAGCGGGAATGCCAAAAGCGTGGCTTACCAGCCCGAAGTATTCCAAATGAGCTTGACGCAGGCCGATAAGGCCATTTTGGACAAATACGGCGTGCAAACTTACAGCCAAATGTTCGCGACCCCGAAGTTCCGCCCTTGGTATCCTGCCTGGGGATTCGCCAAGGAACAAAATTCGCCGCAGCAGCTGTGGGAAACGGCCAAGGATGAATTGACCAAAAAATACTTCCCGAAACTCGTGCTTGCAACGCCGGATAAGTTCGAATCGGTGTGGAGCGAATACTTGAACGAATTCGGCAAGCTTGACACGGCCGGTTATGAAAAGTGGACGACGGAGCAAGCGCAGGAGAAAGTCAAAATCGTTACCGGCGGTAAATAA
- a CDS encoding ABC transporter permease: protein METDSVLAASGPETCKKPKGIGPFCKKLVQQRALAVMTVPFFIWLVIFKYVPLWGWTIAFQDYKPARGYLDQTWVGFQHFTFLFGDERFLRVLRNTLAMSSINLILGFVTAITLALLLNELRNVAFKRTVQTISYLPHFISWVVAASIIQTTLAPDGIINQLLSWTGLVDKGNEILFLGIPEYFWGIFGAGSVWKDIGWNTIVYLAAITTIDPAQYEAAEIDGASRFKRMIYITLPGIKSVVVVLLIMNIGYLLESGFEPQYLLGNGMNVDYSENIDIFVLKYGIAQSNFSLSIAAGMFKTVVSFILLFFANHIAKRAGEARLF, encoded by the coding sequence ATGGAGACTGATTCGGTGCTGGCCGCGTCCGGGCCGGAGACATGCAAAAAGCCGAAAGGGATCGGGCCGTTTTGCAAAAAATTGGTGCAGCAGCGCGCCTTGGCCGTAATGACCGTCCCCTTTTTCATTTGGTTGGTCATTTTCAAATATGTTCCTTTATGGGGCTGGACGATTGCTTTCCAGGATTATAAACCGGCGCGCGGGTATTTGGATCAAACCTGGGTCGGATTTCAACACTTCACATTTTTGTTTGGAGACGAGCGGTTTTTGCGCGTATTGCGAAATACGCTGGCCATGAGTTCCATCAACTTGATTCTCGGCTTTGTGACGGCGATTACGCTCGCGCTGCTGCTCAATGAACTCCGGAACGTAGCATTTAAGCGGACGGTGCAAACGATTAGTTACCTGCCCCATTTCATTTCTTGGGTGGTGGCCGCAAGCATCATTCAAACGACGCTCGCGCCCGACGGAATCATCAACCAGCTGTTGAGCTGGACGGGATTGGTCGATAAGGGGAACGAAATATTATTTTTGGGGATTCCCGAATACTTTTGGGGAATATTTGGAGCCGGCTCCGTCTGGAAAGATATCGGCTGGAACACGATCGTGTATTTGGCCGCGATAACGACGATTGATCCGGCGCAATACGAAGCCGCCGAAATCGACGGCGCCAGCAGGTTTAAACGGATGATCTATATTACATTGCCGGGCATTAAATCCGTCGTTGTCGTCCTTTTAATTATGAATATCGGCTATTTGCTGGAATCGGGATTCGAGCCCCAATATTTGCTGGGTAACGGCATGAACGTGGATTATTCCGAGAACATTGACATATTCGTATTGAAATACGGCATCGCCCAAAGCAACTTCTCGCTATCCATCGCGGCCGGCATGTTCAAGACGGTGGTCAGCTTCATCTTGCTGTTCTTCGCCAACCATATCGCGAAACGGGCGGGCGAAGCCAGGCTTTTCTAG
- a CDS encoding carbohydrate ABC transporter permease: MDQKSASAARRVKNTRIKSSGADRIFDICNYIFMVLLMAVTLYPFINVLAVSLNSAQDSLKGGIYLLPRIWTLENYKYIFREATIFHATLVSILRTIIGTVATVFCSAMVAYSISRQDFVLRKFITVAFILTMYFNGGLIPNYLLMRDLQLVGNFWVYILPGLIGVFNLIIIRSFIENLPESILESGRIDGAGDYRTFFSIVLPLTTPVLATVALFSGVFQWNSWFDVFLYNSSHIELSTLQYELQKILQNSNTTSGTSSLDGMIQGASGAQQNTVTPLSVRATMTMVASVPIIMVYPFLQKYFVKGMMVGGVKG, translated from the coding sequence ATGGATCAAAAATCCGCAAGCGCTGCGAGAAGGGTTAAGAATACGCGAATCAAATCTTCCGGCGCTGACCGTATTTTTGATATCTGCAATTACATTTTTATGGTTCTATTGATGGCCGTGACGCTGTATCCGTTTATAAATGTTCTGGCCGTGTCGCTAAACAGCGCTCAAGATTCGCTCAAAGGCGGGATTTACTTGCTTCCGAGGATCTGGACGCTGGAAAATTACAAATATATTTTCAGGGAAGCCACGATATTTCACGCCACGCTCGTCTCGATATTGCGTACGATCATCGGTACGGTGGCTACGGTGTTTTGCTCCGCCATGGTGGCTTATTCGATCAGCAGGCAGGATTTCGTGCTCCGCAAATTTATTACGGTCGCCTTTATTTTAACCATGTATTTTAACGGCGGGTTGATCCCCAACTATTTGCTGATGAGGGATTTGCAACTCGTGGGCAACTTCTGGGTATACATCCTGCCCGGATTAATCGGCGTGTTCAACCTGATCATCATCCGATCCTTTATTGAGAACCTCCCCGAGAGCATTCTGGAATCGGGACGGATTGACGGAGCGGGCGATTACAGAACTTTTTTCAGCATCGTATTGCCGTTGACAACGCCGGTTTTGGCTACGGTTGCCTTGTTCTCGGGCGTCTTTCAGTGGAACTCCTGGTTTGACGTGTTTTTGTACAATTCTTCGCACATTGAATTAAGCACACTGCAGTATGAACTGCAGAAAATTTTGCAGAATTCCAATACGACTTCGGGAACTTCGAGCCTGGACGGGATGATCCAGGGCGCCAGCGGGGCGCAGCAAAACACCGTTACACCGTTGTCCGTTCGCGCCACGATGACGATGGTCGCCTCCGTCCCCATTATCATGGTGTACCCTTTCTTGCAAAAATATTTCGTCAAAGGCATGATGGTCGGCGGGGTTAAAGGGTGA
- a CDS encoding alpha/beta hydrolase — protein sequence MRTTAPDGYDRYRENIARGNVEVVEYFSGAVGTPRKTRIYTPPGYSGNQMYNVLYLLHGIGGDENEWFNHGQPHIILDNLYADNKLAPMIVVLPNGRAMPDDRPVGDIFAPEKIQAFERFEFDLLHDLIPFIESNYLVSTDQGSRAIAGLSMGGGQSLNIGLKHLDRFAWIGAFSPAPNTKAPEQLVPNPQAAALLRLLWLSCGDQDNLKHISERTHAYLAEHGVPHIWVEESGGHDWPVWKNDLYYFSQLLFKV from the coding sequence ATGAGAACAACAGCTCCTGACGGATACGACCGGTACAGGGAAAACATAGCCCGCGGCAATGTCGAAGTGGTGGAATATTTCTCCGGAGCGGTAGGGACCCCTCGCAAAACGAGGATATATACTCCGCCCGGATATTCCGGAAACCAAATGTATAACGTATTGTATCTTTTGCATGGCATAGGCGGGGATGAAAATGAATGGTTCAACCATGGGCAGCCCCATATCATCCTTGACAATCTTTACGCGGACAACAAGCTCGCGCCTATGATCGTCGTTTTGCCCAACGGACGCGCCATGCCGGACGACCGTCCGGTGGGAGACATTTTCGCCCCCGAAAAGATCCAGGCGTTTGAGAGGTTCGAATTTGATTTGCTCCATGATCTGATCCCTTTTATTGAATCGAACTACCTGGTATCTACTGATCAGGGGAGCCGCGCGATTGCAGGTTTATCCATGGGCGGCGGGCAGTCCTTGAACATAGGATTGAAGCATCTCGACCGCTTCGCCTGGATCGGGGCTTTTTCCCCGGCCCCCAATACAAAAGCTCCCGAGCAACTCGTTCCGAATCCGCAGGCGGCGGCCCTTCTCAGACTGCTGTGGCTTTCTTGCGGGGATCAGGATAATCTCAAGCATATCAGCGAACGGACGCACGCTTATTTGGCGGAGCACGGTGTGCCTCACATTTGGGTTGAGGAAAGCGGCGGACACGATTGGCCCGTGTGGAAAAACGATCTGTACTATTTTTCCCAACTGCTGTTTAAAGTTTAA
- a CDS encoding glycoside hydrolase family 30 beta sandwich domain-containing protein, which produces MISRFKKAICAGSALVIALTLMVAPGDVAAASDAVVNVSAEKQVIRGFGGINHPAWIGDLTAAQRETAFGNGNNQLGFSILRIYVHDDRNQWYRELETAKRAIALGAIVFASPWNPPADMVETFNRNGDTSAKRLRYDKYAAYAQHLNDFVTYMRNNGVNLYAISVQNEPDYAHDWTWWTPQEMLRFMKENAGSINARVIAPESFQYLKNMSDPILNDSQALANMDILGAHLYGTQISNFAYPLFKQKGAGKELWMTEVYYPNSDNNSADRWPEALDVSYHIHNAMVEGDFQAYVWWYIRRSYGPMKEDGTISKRGYNMAHFSKFVRPGYVRVDATKNPETNVYVSAYKGNNKIVIVAINRSGSGVNQNFVLRNGSVSKVSRWITNSSSNLQPGTELTVTGENFWAHLPAQSVTTFVADLGTASGRSAANEAETDTTLPDAVVDNLR; this is translated from the coding sequence ATGATTTCACGGTTTAAGAAAGCTATTTGTGCAGGTTCGGCCCTTGTAATAGCATTGACCCTCATGGTAGCGCCGGGCGATGTTGCCGCAGCCAGCGACGCCGTCGTGAATGTATCGGCGGAAAAACAAGTGATTCGCGGTTTCGGAGGCATCAACCACCCGGCTTGGATCGGAGATTTGACGGCGGCACAAAGAGAAACCGCTTTCGGAAACGGAAATAACCAGTTAGGTTTCTCGATCTTAAGAATCTATGTGCATGATGACCGCAATCAGTGGTACCGGGAATTGGAAACGGCCAAACGAGCCATCGCCCTCGGAGCCATCGTGTTTGCGTCGCCATGGAACCCGCCCGCCGACATGGTAGAGACCTTCAACCGCAACGGTGATACGTCGGCAAAACGGCTCCGTTACGACAAGTACGCTGCGTATGCCCAGCACCTTAATGATTTCGTGACTTATATGAGGAATAATGGCGTGAATCTGTATGCGATTTCCGTACAAAACGAACCCGATTATGCGCATGACTGGACGTGGTGGACTCCCCAGGAAATGCTTCGCTTCATGAAAGAAAACGCCGGTTCCATTAATGCCAGAGTGATCGCGCCGGAATCGTTCCAGTATCTGAAAAATATGTCGGACCCGATTTTGAACGATTCGCAGGCGCTTGCCAATATGGATATTCTTGGTGCGCATCTATACGGTACCCAGATCAGCAATTTCGCTTATCCGCTATTCAAACAAAAAGGAGCGGGAAAAGAACTCTGGATGACGGAAGTATATTACCCGAACAGCGACAACAACTCGGCGGATCGCTGGCCCGAAGCCTTGGATGTGTCCTATCATATCCACAATGCGATGGTAGAGGGAGATTTTCAGGCTTACGTATGGTGGTATATCCGCAGATCATACGGTCCGATGAAGGAAGACGGCACAATCAGCAAACGCGGTTATAATATGGCTCATTTCTCCAAATTCGTCCGTCCCGGCTATGTTAGGGTGGATGCCACGAAAAATCCTGAAACGAACGTTTACGTATCTGCCTATAAAGGTAACAACAAAATCGTTATCGTTGCCATTAACAGGAGCGGCTCCGGGGTTAATCAGAACTTTGTCCTGCGGAATGGATCGGTTTCGAAAGTATCCCGATGGATCACGAACAGCAGCAGCAATCTTCAACCCGGAACGGAGCTTACGGTGACGGGCGAGAATTTCTGGGCTCATCTCCCAGCCCAAAGCGTGACCACCTTCGTAGCTGATCTTGGTACAGCTTCAGGCAGAAGCGCAGCCAATGAAGCTGAGACAGACACAACCTTGCCTGACGCTGTCGTAGATAACCTACGTTAA
- a CDS encoding extracellular solute-binding protein: MRTKNSSVWLKGLSVIVLASLMLAACSGGGGDGANGDPGGASKDNQNQASAADDGPLGKYDPAIEVSFVRDLSDVVENNVLGVLKGETIDNNRWTQLYEDELGIKIKYDWVVKGSPTSDQYLQKINVTLASGDLPDVIPVNATQLKQLADSDQIEDMTELYEKYASPFTKKVLSEEGTSVFDAATFDGKLMAVPQLESSMERAMYIWIRTDWLDKLGLKPPKTMADVLAISKAFTEGDPDGNGKKDTFGLGVTKDLWGGAMGLEGFMAGYDAYPNIWVEDASGKLVFGSTQPEVKKALQVLQDMAKNGQIDQEFGVKDGGKVSEQISAGKIGMEYGEQWNSIWPLQLNRDNDPNAQWQAFPIVSESGETPKVPLKFSTTRFFAVKKGAAHPEAVIKMFNLHLEKNWGETAEFDKYFAPPEAESVWQLSPVTPYPVKKNVDAFRAIDAARKAGDFSTLTGEAKTIQEKLEAYASGSSDGFALWGWERIYGEEGSMGIADHYDKNNQFLREKFVGAPTPTMVERKATLEKLQNEVFVKIILGDPIDKFDQFVADWKKLGGDQITQEVNEWYETTK, encoded by the coding sequence ATGAGGACCAAAAATAGCTCAGTGTGGTTAAAAGGTCTCTCCGTAATAGTGCTGGCTTCGCTTATGCTTGCCGCATGCTCGGGCGGGGGCGGGGACGGGGCAAACGGGGATCCGGGCGGAGCTTCAAAGGATAACCAGAACCAGGCCTCCGCCGCGGATGACGGCCCGCTCGGCAAATACGATCCGGCGATCGAAGTATCATTCGTCAGAGATTTGAGCGATGTTGTGGAGAACAATGTGCTTGGCGTGCTGAAGGGCGAAACGATCGACAACAATCGCTGGACCCAATTGTACGAGGACGAGCTTGGCATCAAGATCAAATACGACTGGGTCGTCAAGGGCAGCCCGACTTCCGATCAATATCTGCAGAAAATCAACGTTACTTTGGCTTCCGGCGACCTGCCGGACGTCATCCCGGTGAATGCCACGCAGCTCAAGCAATTGGCCGATTCCGACCAAATCGAGGACATGACGGAGTTATACGAAAAGTACGCGTCTCCTTTTACGAAAAAAGTGCTCTCGGAAGAAGGAACAAGTGTGTTCGATGCCGCTACGTTCGACGGAAAGTTGATGGCGGTTCCCCAGCTGGAATCTTCCATGGAACGGGCGATGTACATTTGGATTCGTACCGATTGGCTGGATAAATTAGGCTTGAAGCCGCCGAAAACGATGGCCGACGTGCTGGCGATTTCGAAAGCGTTTACGGAGGGCGATCCGGACGGGAATGGCAAGAAGGATACCTTCGGTCTTGGCGTGACGAAAGATTTGTGGGGCGGGGCGATGGGACTTGAAGGTTTTATGGCCGGATACGATGCCTACCCTAACATTTGGGTGGAAGACGCCTCGGGCAAACTCGTGTTTGGCAGCACTCAGCCGGAAGTGAAAAAGGCGCTTCAGGTGCTGCAGGATATGGCCAAAAACGGCCAGATCGACCAGGAATTCGGGGTCAAAGACGGGGGCAAGGTGTCCGAACAGATCTCCGCCGGAAAGATCGGGATGGAGTACGGCGAGCAATGGAATTCTATATGGCCGCTTCAGCTTAACCGCGATAATGATCCGAACGCGCAATGGCAGGCTTTCCCGATTGTATCGGAGTCGGGCGAGACCCCGAAGGTGCCGCTTAAATTCAGCACTACCCGTTTCTTCGCCGTTAAGAAGGGCGCCGCTCATCCTGAAGCGGTGATCAAAATGTTCAATTTGCATCTGGAGAAAAACTGGGGCGAGACCGCGGAGTTCGATAAGTATTTTGCGCCGCCGGAGGCCGAAAGCGTATGGCAGCTCTCGCCCGTTACGCCGTATCCGGTTAAGAAAAACGTAGACGCCTTCCGGGCGATTGATGCCGCGCGCAAAGCCGGTGATTTCTCCACACTGACCGGGGAGGCCAAGACGATTCAAGAAAAACTGGAAGCCTACGCGTCGGGATCGTCGGATGGGTTTGCATTATGGGGCTGGGAACGGATTTATGGAGAAGAAGGCTCCATGGGAATCGCCGATCATTACGACAAAAACAATCAGTTTCTGCGGGAAAAATTTGTCGGCGCCCCGACTCCGACCATGGTGGAACGCAAAGCGACGCTCGAAAAGCTGCAAAACGAGGTGTTCGTCAAGATCATATTAGGGGATCCCATCGATAAATTCGATCAGTTCGTGGCCGATTGGAAAAAGCTTGGCGGTGACCAAATTACCCAGGAAGTCAACGAATGGTATGAAACTACGAAGTAA
- a CDS encoding ABC transporter permease has product MRAKWRRELPLHLMILPGLMLIVLFSYIPMAGVMIAFQKFIPAKGLFGEQKWVGWDNFEYVMNLPNFTQVLWNTLFISGFKLILGLVVPIIFAILLNELKNNLIKRSVQTAIYLPYFLSWVVLGGILIDILSPSGGIVNEFLGLFGISKIFFLGDNDWFPFTLIASDIWKNFGYGTIVYLAAITGIDPGLYEAATMDGANRWHKMWHITIPGMRMVIVLLSVLSLGQLLNAGFDQVFNLYSPQVYESGDILDTFVYRIGLLDAQYGVATAVGLFKSVVSFTLISGSYFFAYRVAKYRIF; this is encoded by the coding sequence ATGAGAGCGAAATGGCGAAGAGAATTGCCGCTTCATTTAATGATACTGCCGGGACTAATGTTGATCGTGTTATTTTCGTATATCCCGATGGCCGGCGTGATGATTGCGTTTCAAAAGTTTATTCCCGCCAAAGGCTTGTTCGGCGAGCAGAAGTGGGTCGGCTGGGACAATTTCGAGTATGTCATGAACTTGCCGAATTTCACCCAGGTTTTGTGGAACACCCTTTTTATTTCCGGCTTTAAGCTTATCTTAGGACTCGTGGTTCCAATCATTTTTGCGATTCTTTTAAACGAATTGAAAAATAATCTGATCAAACGCTCCGTGCAAACCGCGATTTATTTACCCTATTTTTTATCCTGGGTCGTGCTGGGCGGCATTCTGATCGATATTCTTTCCCCTTCCGGAGGGATCGTTAATGAATTCCTCGGATTATTTGGGATTTCGAAGATCTTTTTCCTCGGCGACAACGACTGGTTTCCCTTCACGCTGATCGCTTCGGACATTTGGAAAAACTTCGGCTACGGGACAATCGTATATTTGGCGGCAATCACGGGCATCGATCCGGGACTGTACGAAGCGGCGACCATGGACGGCGCCAATCGCTGGCACAAAATGTGGCATATCACGATTCCGGGAATGCGCATGGTGATCGTGCTGCTGTCGGTATTAAGCCTGGGGCAGCTGCTGAATGCCGGGTTTGATCAAGTGTTTAATTTATACAGTCCGCAAGTTTACGAGAGCGGCGATATTTTGGATACGTTCGTGTACCGGATCGGCTTGCTTGACGCGCAGTACGGGGTAGCGACGGCGGTCGGTTTATTCAAATCGGTCGTATCGTTTACGCTGATTTCCGGCTCCTATTTCTTTGCCTATCGGGTTGCGAAATATCGGATTTTTTAG